Within the Gigantopelta aegis isolate Gae_Host chromosome 8, Gae_host_genome, whole genome shotgun sequence genome, the region GCAATATTACGGTTGTTACATGGACACCAAACAGTATATACAAAAGAGCAACACTAAttgttaaatcattatttattacatcagCTGTGTTCATTGGCTTATTAAATGGTGTGCATTTAACAattgcaataaaatatctcaatggACATGATCTAAGTAGCTTAGTTTTGTGTCCAGCGCTTTAGCGCCAGCAACCGATAGACATTTGACATTTCTGCTATCCAATTTTTTAATCCAAGCAGATATATATTTGGGTCCTTTTACAAGCTATACCACTCCTATTTTAACAAAAGATAATCATTGTATTTGTTTGAATATGCTTTTAGCTATAATTAATGAAGTAAATTGTGTTATGGTTGTTACGTGGACACGAAACCACAGTCATTGGAATTAAAAAGCAGACATCAGATATCAGGGGAAAAAATGCTGGCCACGGGAGTTGATGGTAGGTGGTGTGATGCATTCCACATTCTCTGCTGAGACCCAGGCAATGTCCTCACTGACAGGAAAGCTGTAAAATGACCCTCTGTTCCGTAAGAAGGTCACCTGTATGTCCCTGCCATCAATCTGGAGGAcctaaaaaatacattaaaaatactacatcaaacaaattatataattccTTATCTTAAGCAATTCAAAACTCTATTTAAACCAGAGCTACACCCAAATCTGAGCACACTTTTTGAGTAATTTCAGTCAGTTCACctttcaattttttattatttccataaTTGTTACGCAAAATCCAATATCACAAATATATGACACAGAATATTTAGTATATTACTTACCATTCCATTATAAAATTTGGCCTGCTGCTTGCTTCCTTCTGTACCAAATTTCACATTCACCCAGCTGCCATACTGAAAtctgaaagaaaaaagtaaCATAACTTTTATGTTTCGAAGTGTTAGTTTACAATTTGCTTCACATGTAAATCGTCTTTCCAAAAGATcggatttataaataaatttgaaatacaTAACTTTAAAGATCTTAAATTGTATAGATTTCATAAACGAACCTGGCTGCAGAAGCATCTTGGGGAACTTCACTGGAAGCCTGGTCCTTTTCAATTGTATCAAGAGAAGGAATAGCAGCAGTCGCAAGTTGCACATCATCACCCACTGAAGAACTCAACCGtgaaaactgaaataataaacaaatttcaCAGTGACTCTTAATACGAGTAAAATGCCTGTGtggtttaataatattaatagtaatcaaCATTTAAACAGAAAGGAATTAATTATAGCTACCAGCAATCaatgttaaattgttttgaaaaaacaGCATACAACCAAAAATCAATCTACAGACAGTATGGGAAAGAGAAGTGAAAAAGAAGAcaactttttttcaaatttatatacTTTTCATACCTGTACTTCAGTTACTGCAGATGGACCCGAAGACTGAacatcatcagcatcagcagGTTGAGTAGGCTGCTGGTGGCTATCCGGTCGCAGGACATGGGATGACCAGGGTCCAGCTGTTGCTGTGGAAATGCAGTCCCTATCACCAGTCTGGCATGCTAGGCAACAACAAGTCAGCTCCCTTGTCAGGATTATGTTCTTTTCAACAGACTTAACGGAGTGGAAGGAGCGTGTTCCAGGAACTGTCTTCACATCCCTGTCCATTCGGTCTCTTTTGACATCTCTTTCCCCAACCCAAAAGAAGGAGCGCAAGAAGTGGATGCACCCTTCACTCGGGGGTTGTTTATTGAGGGCTGAATTTGAACAGTAACTGAAGAGGTCTTCAGCTGAAGCTATAATGACACTGCCAGCGGCAACAGCAGAGGCAGCATGGTGCTTGACCACAGCACTCTCCCCATCCGAGGGGCCTTTCCCGTGTCTTGATCCAAAGAAGTGGCGCTCTAGAGTGGCATCAAGGTCAACCACGGCTCTGGAGATGTCGGAGAATGGGCCTCGACTCTTGTACTGTGAACCACAGCCATCTGTCCACTGAACGATGTGACCGACGGTCAGGCCTCGTTTCTCCCTGAGGTGTTGTAGGGCTTTAATTGTGAAGCACTGGACGGCATGGTAGTCATGTTTTTTATCACTGCTGATAAAGACCAGGGACTCGGTTGTTGTATCTTGGCAGACTGGACATCTGTAGTATGTAACGGTAGGGTGCACTGTCACGAGCTCATGGTGCCAGTGGGCCGCCTGCACTTCCTGTTGATACATGCAGGTAAAATTTTCCGCGAAGTCCATTACCATGCAGATGGTGTCAGCTGGAAATGGAACTACATCTTTAATTTGCTTGAATTGGAGATGCTGCCAATCTGCTCGAAAGAGGTGTCCAGACAGGAAGGCAACCTCAGTTTTCAATTCTTCCATGAGATCAGTAACCATTCCCCTCTTGGTGACTAGGACTTTCCGGTTAACCTGCTTTCCATTTGTGGTCACAATTTTGTTCTCCCACCGGTGCCAACTCAGCTCCATAACATGCTGCAGAAGAGGACGGGTGTGTTCATCAAGTAGATGGACACCGCACAGGTTGCAGACACGATATGCACAATTCTTGTTTGTGGCGCTACACGATGAAATCCTCACTGCATCCCTCTCATGCTTTATGTTACAGGTGTATACCTTCTGTGCTGCAACAACCTTGTTCAGCGTCAACAGTTTCAATCCCACATTGGTGCAGTATTCACACAGGCACTGTCTTAAACGTGCCTGTGCCATTAACTTCACGTTTGATGGTCGACACTTTGCAAATGTAGAAAAACTGACGCTAAGTCCCGTTTCTTCAAAGCGCTTGTGAAGATCGCGGAGAGGTTGTGTTAAGAGCAATGTGCTCTTCCCAGTCTTTTTACTGACACGTTTTTGGTCAGGCAGTTGTGTAGCTTCCTGCTGAAGAAACTCAGCAGCTTTCTTCTCTGCTTCTTTCTTAATTCCCATAGGCTTGTGCTTAGGCTTTTCATGTCTTTGCAAGGTTTTTCTGTTTATGCCGAGCAGAGAACTCCTCATTCTGTAAGAGCCACCCCCCTTGCATACACTGAGAAGAACACGGCGAGTCAAACGATTACCAGAAAGGTTTTTTGCAACGTAAACGATGCACAGCTTGAGGAACAGACGTCCCATATGCTGCTCTTTATGTTGTTTCTCCCCTGAAGTAAGTTCAGTTTCTTAAACAGTTGTTGCTTTCTTGGCGAAGATTGACTCACTAGTGCTGTTACAGTCGACACAAACTTTCGTGGACTTTTAGATAGGGCACATCTAGCTCTCTGCAAGGCTTTGCGCTGAGCAACCGGTGTGCGACTTTCAATCAATTCGGTATCCATCTGACCGTTATCCGTTTCACTTGGAATGGACGCTGAAATTTTCATCCGTTCAGACTCCTTTTTCTGCTTGTAGAATTCCCTCCTAGCCTCTTTCTTTCGTCTCTTTTGCTGTGGGGTCATTTCTTCTCTCTGCTTCTTCTTTTGTATTCGCCACTTCTCTCTTTGCTGATTGTCGGCAGCAATGTCCTGTCGGGTCGTCACCTTTTTAGtattttccttttgtttctcctcCTTTCGATACTTCTGCACTCTTTCTCTGGAAAGAATTTTTTCTTTTGCCTTGTGCTCCTCTGACCTAGTTTCTCGAAATTTCTTGCATTTTTTCCTGTTTTTATCCAAGTAATCTTGGTATTTTTCTggattttggtttttcattttctcTCTCCATGCTTTGACTCTCTCTGCATTTGTCTCCTGCATATTGGAGGGGGAGGTAGGAGTTGTAGTGGGACTCTGGAGCCTGCAGCTGTATTTCCTTGCATATTAGGCGGGTGGATTTGCGTGAAGATGTcatctatttaatttaaaaaaacaaaacaatattaacaacaccctagcacaaaaatacatcgggaaatgggtgtcaaacaaaaggtattaattaaactgttttaaagacatattttatttaacgacgcactcaacacattttatttacggttatatggcgtcagacatatggttaaggaccacacagatattgagagaggaaacccgctgtcgccacttcatgggctactcttttcgattagcagcaagggatctttcatatgcaccatcccacaaacaggacagtacataccacggcctttgatataccagtcgtgatgcactgactggaacgagaaatagcccaatgggcctaccgacggggatcgatctcacaccgaccgcgtattgagcgaacactttaccactgggctacgttctgcccttaAACTGTTTTAAAGGCTAAATCAAACAGCACATagcaatgaataataataataataatatacaacacCAGTATAATTGTGACTTTTCTACTTACACAATCAGTCAAGTTGCTTTCCATGACAAAATActga harbors:
- the LOC121379376 gene encoding uncharacterized protein LOC121379376, with product MRSSLLGINRKTLQRHEKPKHKPMGIKKEAEKKAAEFLQQEATQLPDQKRVSKKTGKSTLLLTQPLRDLHKRFEETGLSVSFSTFAKCRPSNVKLMAQARLRQCLCEYCTNVGLKLLTLNKVVAAQKVYTCNIKHERDAVRISSCSATNKNCAYRVCNLCGVHLLDEHTRPLLQHVMELSWHRWENKIVTTNGKQVNRKVLVTKRGMVTDLMEELKTEVAFLSGHLFRADWQHLQFKQIKDVVPFPADTICMVMDFAENFTCMYQQEVQAAHWHHELVTVHPTVTYYRCPVCQDTTTESLVFISSDKKHDYHAVQCFTIKALQHLREKRGLTVGHIVQWTDGCGSQYKSRGPFSDISRAVVDLDATLERHFFGSRHGKGPSDGESAVVKHHAASAVAAGSVIIASAEDLFSYCSNSALNKQPPSEGCIHFLRSFFWVGERDVKRDRMDRDVKTVPGTRSFHSVKSVEKNIILTRELTCCCLACQTGDRDCISTATAGPWSSHVLRPDSHQQPTQPADADDVQSSGPSAVTEVQFSRLSSSVGDDVQLATAAIPSLDTIEKDQASSEVPQDASAARFQYGSWVNVKFGTEGSKQQAKFYNGMVLQIDGRDIQVTFLRNRGSFYSFPVSEDIAWVSAENVECITPPTINSRGQHFFP